ACTTCGAGCTGTTCGATTTGGACACCCGCGCCGCCGCCCGCGGGCCAGGCTGAAGCGCTACTTCGGCTGGAGGCCGGCGAGCTTCTTCTCCAGCCCGGCCACCGCGCGCGGCGACACCTGCGAGGCGGGCAGCGTCTTCGCGAAGGCGATGGCCTCCTCCAGCGTCTTCACCGCGCCGGCGGAGTCCTTGCGAGCGACCAGGATGTCCGCGCGGCCGGAGAGCACCGAGAGGCGGCGCGCACCCTGCACGAGGGCCAGCGCGCGGTCGCTCGCGGCGAGGGCGTCATCCAGCCGCCCCTGCAGCCGGTACAGCGTGGCCAGCCGCGCGGGCGGGTTGTAGTCCTGGGGCAGGTCCTTCTCGCTCTGCTCGAGCGCCGGAATCGCGCGCTCGGGCGCGCCCAGCTTCATCGCGGCCACCATGCGGTGCGAGTCGAAGACGGAGCGCGCGTCCGGGTTGGGCGCCTTCGCGGCCTCGGCCTCCAGGTACTTCAGCCACTCCTCGGAGAGGGCCTTCACGCCGGCCTCGTCCTTCTCCGCCTCGCGCGCGGCCACGCGCATCTCGTACAGGCCGGAGCGGTCATCCGCCGCCATGTCGATGGCCGGCGGCGCCAGGGCCTCGGCCACCTTCGCCTCCGTGGCGACGCGCAGCTCCTTGCTCGCGGCATGGTCCTCCGGCAGCCCCAGCGCGCAGGACAGGCCTAGCAGCGCGCCATTGGCCCAGGACAGAGAGCGTTGCGTCTTCGGCAGCTCCTCCAGCGCCTTGCGCGCGCACGGCTCGTACAGCTTCGCGCCGTACATGGCCGTCAGCAGCGACTCCACCGCGCGGCCCCGGCGGGACCAGTCGGCGGGCGCCTCGGCCAGGGCCTCCGACAGCGTCTCGGAGGCCTCCGCGGAGCGCCCCTCGCCGTACAGCGCGTCGCCCCGGGCCAGCAGCGCCTCGGCGCCGGTGACGCCTCCTTTATATGCGCGCTCGCCGTCCTCGAAGAGCTTCTCCAGCTGCGCCACCGTGGCGCTGCCGGCGAAGCGCAGCAGGGCCTTCTCCTGGCGCGGGTCGATGACGTACAGCGTGGGCCAGAACTCCACGGGGTACTTCTCCTGGAAGGCCGCGTTGGACGTCAGGTCGGTGTTCACCTCCAGCCAGACGAAGCGGCCGGCGTGCCGGGCCAGGGCCTTGTCGGACAGGACGTAGGCCTTCATGGAGCGGCAGGTGTGGCACCACGGGGCCCAGACGTCGACGAAGAGGGGCAGCCCCTTCGCCTTCGCCTCGGCGAGCGCGCGGCTGTAGTCGTCCTCGATGAAGGGCAGCGGGGCCCCAGCATGGGCCTCGTCCGCGGGCGCATTCGTGGTGGCGGCGGTGCAGGCGACGAGCCCCAGCAGGAGCAGGCAGGCGGCAGGGATACGCATGGGGAGACCCTAGCGCTACTTGCCCGCGTCTGTCCTCGGCTGACACCCGTGAGTGAAGGCTGCTGGGCAGGGCCCCGCGTGCGTGCTCTGGTGCGCGGACTTCCGGTGATGAGAGACCCGTACACCCTGCGCACCTCCCTCGCGTCCGCCCTGGACGCCCTGCCCGTCCCCGAGCGCTTCCCGGAGGCGCCGGACGCCGACGCCGCGCGCCGCCTCGCCGAGCGCCTGCGCCGGGATTTGCTTCCCCGGCTGGGCTCCGCGGACGCGCCCCTGCTGCTGGTGGCCATCGCCGGCCCCAACAACGTGGGCAAGTCCACCCTCTTCAACTCGCTGGTGGGCGCGGCGCTGTCCCCGGCGAGGCCCGAGGGCGGCCTCACCAAGCAGTGCCTGGCGGCGGCGCACCCGGAGACGTGGACGGGGGCGCTGAAGGACTTCCTCACCCGGCGCTACGACACGGTGCCGGTGGCCTCGGGCGACGTGGCGCCGGTGGACCAGGCGGGCCCGGCGGGGCGGCTGTACCTGGTGCTGGCGGACGCGGTGCCACGCGGGCTGCTCGTCATGGACACGCCGGACTTCGACAGCGTGTACCGCGACAACCGCGAGCGCGCCGAGGCGCTGCTCGTCACGGTGGACGTGCTCGTCTTCGTGGTGAGCCGGCAGACGTACCAGAACGCCGCGCTGGTGGACTTCCTGCGCGCGGCGGTGGGGCACGGGCGGCCGTACCTCCTCGTCTACAACGAGGCCACGCGCGAGGAGGTGGCGCGCGGGCACCTGGACAAGCTGGCCTCGGACGTGGGCCACCCGCCGCTGGCGCGCTACCTGGCGCCGCACCAGCCGGACGTGGAGGCGGGGCTGAAGCCGCTGGCCACGCAGCCCCTGGACGGACGGCCTCCGCTGTCCGCGCTGCTGGGACAGGCCGAGCACGCGCGGGAGCTGAAGGCCCGGGCGCTGGAAGCGTCGCTGGCGGATGCGCGCGCGGAGCTGGAAGTGGTGGCCAGGGCCGCGTCGCGGGCCGGGCAGGAGCCGGAGCGGCTGCGGCAGCGACTGCGGCACGAGCTGAATGGCGTGGGCGGACACGCGGCGCTGAAGGCGGTGCCGGCGGACATCCTCATCGACGCCTTCCGGGACGAGCTGGACGCACGCAGCAACTTCCACAAGTGGGTGCGACTGCCCTTCCGCGGGCTGGCCACGGCGCTCACCTTCGTCAGCCGCAAGGTGCGCCAGTCCTTCACCGGACCGGAGCCGGAAGGCACGGACACGCCCACGCACGCGGTGGACGACTCCATGAAGGACGGTGTGCGGAAGCTGGTGGACGCCTTCGCCCCGGAGGTGGCCGCCTGGCGTGGGGACGACGAGACGCGCGCGAAGCTGGCGGAGGCCTTCGGCCCCGTGATGCTGGCGAAGCTGGAGGAGCCCCTGGGCTTCGACTCGCTGCATGCGCACGCCGCGGACCGGGCCACGCTGTATGCCTTCTGCCGCGAGCTGGTGGGCGCGGAGCTGCAAGGGGGCATGCGCGAGGAGCTGCTCCAGGCGCTGACGACGCTGGTGTACTCGGTGCCCTCGGGCGCGGCGGCGGCGGTGACGGTGGCCACGGGAGGCTTCGGCCACGACGCGGTGGTGTGGGCGGGCACGCTGCTGTCCACGCCCCTGATGGAGCGCTTCGTGGACCTGCTGGGCGCGCAGGTGCGGGCCCGCGTCACCCGGCAGTGGGCGGACGCGCACGGAGCCACCCTGGCACGTGCGCTGGAGGCGCGCTTCTTCGCGGACGTGCTGCGTCACCTGGACGGGCTGGCCGGTGATTGGACGCGCACGGCGGCGCGGCTTGACGAGGCTCGGGCCGGTCTTTCCTGACGAGGGGCCACGGCCACGCCACCGGTGGGGTAGGGGCTCCCGTCCCGATGGGAGAAATCGGTTCGGGACAGCAACCTGCCGGGTCTTGCAGCCAGCCCCACTCCGCGTGTCCTGTGCTCCCAATCCATTAAGTCGTATCTACGGCCCAGAACTTTACAGGATGGGCCAGGGGTATGCTCGGTGAGCGCGAGAAGTCGTCACTGAAGAAGACGCTGGGCAAGAATGCCCAGGCGGCACGCGTGCGCCAGGAGCTGACCCAGGCGGACGTCGCCGAGCGCATCGACCTGGCCACCGAGGTGTACGGCCGCATCGAGCGCGGCCGCGCCTTCCCCAGCATCCCCACCTTCTGGCGGCTGTGCCACGTGCTGCACGAGTCCGCGGACCGGATGCTGGGGCTGCCCGCGGGCACCATGCCCCCCAGCCCCTTGCAGGTCGCCGAGCCGCCCCCGCCCTACGCCGAGCACCCGCCCGAGCTGCGCCGCCTCATCCGCACCCTCCAGGGCTTCGAGCCCGACGAGTGGCGCGCCCTGCGCAAGCTCCTGGTGACGCTCAAGAAGCAGGCGCGCTGAAGCTCCCGGCGGTCACAGGGCAGGCAGGCGGGCACGGTGTCACTCCGTCCGTGCGCAAGCGGCGGCAATGCGCGATGCTGGAGCCGTCATGAATGGCTCGGACTCGGCCGCCCCGGGCTCGCCACCTCTCGTCCTGTCCTTCCGCCACCTGCTGACCGAGGCGGTCAGCACGTTCCTGGATGAAGCCCGCATGTCGTGCGCGCAGACGGCGGACTCCATTGGCGAGCTCATCGTCACGCTGTCGCGCTACCGCGAGGAAGGCGCGCCGCTGTTCCCCATGGCCTTCGTCTGTGACGACCTGGGGCAGATGCTGGCGCAGCTGGGCGGGCATGACCCCATCGCGATTGGCATCGGTCCCCGCTCGCGGGCCACGATTCAACGGGCGCTGAAGCAGTGCGCGCCGCTGGGTCAGGGCCGCTGGTGGGCGCTGTACCTGCTGCGCGTGCCGGAGGGCTTCGCCTACGGCGTCTTCCGGACGGACCCGTTCCCCCTGGCCGAGACACCGCTGGAGCGCCTGCGCCGGGCGGACGAGGCCGGGGCAGGGGTGATTGGCGTGCTCCAGCTCGCGGACAACGTGCTGGAGCTGCGTGCGTGCGGCGGGCTGTGCCGGCACGTGTACCTGTCCGGTGCGCGCGTGGATGCGTCCTCGCCGCCGGAGGTGCTGGATGAGCTGGCCGATGCCGTCACGGATGGCGTGGCCACCGCGAGCCGCGAGCGCGCCCGGGGCTTCTTCCGCCGCGTCCTCTTCGAGGTGATGCAGGGCTCGCACGGCACGCTGGTGGCGGTGCTGCCCCGGGAGCGCGCGGGCTCGATGCTCTTCGTGGACGGAATCATCCTGCCGCGCCCGCTGGACATCGTCGCGCTGCTGGAGCGCTACCACGCGGACCCCACCGACAGCGCGGCCACCGCCGTGCGCGCCACGGCCCAGCTCCTCCGGGGAATGATGGCCACGGATGGAATCACCGTGCTCCGCGCGGATGGCTGCATCGTGGGCTACAACATCTTCGTGAGGCACCCGGAGACGCTCACGAGCCAGCCCTCCAGCGTCGTCGGAGGCGCGAGGCGGAGAACCTTCGAGGTACTCTGCGCCGCCCTCGGCACCGAGCTGACCGCCGCGCTCATCCGCTCACAGGATGGGGACGTGAGCTGCCGCCGGGCGTGAGTGCGCGGGTCCTGGCTTGAAACAGCCGACCTCGGAGGCGCGGTGGTGGGAGCCGGAGACACATGTTTTCTGCCCGGAATTTCACGCTGTTCATGGTTATCAAGCCGAGTCAGGTGTCCACCGCGTTACGAGCCGGCTGGAGAACCTGCTACGTCAGGTCAGTGACTCAGTACGTTTCACGTCGCGCGGCAGACGCTTGAATTTGCTCTTGTCAGAGGAATCCAGCATTCTTACGCCGCTTTGAAATCCCCCCTGTTCCGCATCGCGCGTACCGCGCTCACTGTGCTGTCGGTGTGTCTCGCTGGCGTCGCCGTCGCAGCGAAGCAACCGGCGGTCGTTATCTCCGGACTTCCCGTGGCGCCTTCGCCAAGCGAAGTCGGCACCGGACTGTGCAGGGCGTCGAGCGAGTCACTCGCTCCGAACGTGGACTTCCCCGCCGATGACGTCAATTTCATCCGGGACATGAATTCGTTCATGGAGACGAGCCGGGACCGCCGCTCGACGTCCGTGCTGCGCATCGTGTTCGACCAGTCGAACAACGCCACTCAGGGCGACCCAACCGACCCCACCAATCCGCAGCCGAGTTATGGGGACTTCGAGAACTCGGTGGCCGGCTGTGGCAGGGGTGGGTGCACGTTTCCCCAGCGCCAGTTCGCTCCACTTGGCGCCCGCTACCGGGGTTACATCAACGTCACGCCTCAATGGGTCGGCGTCCCCATCCACTTCGGCTTCTACACGGACGATGGGGTCGCCTTCGTCATCTATGACCGGGCCGCGAATGCACACCGGGTCATCAATCTGCCTCCACAGCGGTTCTTCCCCACGTGGCGTACAACCAATAGCGTCACGTTCCAGAACCCCGGTCTCTATCCGGTCGAAATCCTCTATGCGCAGGGCGGAAGCGCGGCTGCGCTGGAGTTCTCGACTTACGCGGGAACCTTCACCGACTTCGAGTCGGAGTACGTCACCCCCCCTGTCGTCAAGCTGAACGCTTCAGGCTTCGCCCTGGCCCCGCCGGAGCTGTTCTTCCAGACGGAGAACGGTCGCCCCTCGTTTCCAGAGGATATCGACCGTTGCGAGCAGTGCAGCCGCGAATTCGCCAACGATCCAGGCAACGGTGGCTGCGACCCGTTCTACTACTGCAACGCCGCCGCGCTCTGTGCGCCATGCAACTCGGCCCTCAAGTGCGGCGATTCCTGCGCCCCCTGCGGTCTGTCCACGCCCTACTGCGCAAACATCAATGAACGCACCCAGTGCGTGCAGTGCACCGAGGACAGCCAGTGCGCCAACGGCCGCTGCGACCTGACGGACAACAGCTGCCGCGGCTGCAATGACGACGGCGACTGCCCGAACGGTCGATGCGACATGACGGACAACGTCTGCCGCGGCTGCAACGATGACGGTGACTGCCCCGACAACGGCCGCTGCGACACGGCGACCAACCAGTGCACCGGCTGTAACGACGACAGCGACTGCCCCGGCTCCGTGTGCGACGTGGCCGCCTCCACCTGCGTGGAGTGCACCACCGACGACCACTGCCCCGGCGACCAGGTCTGCGACCCGAACGCCAACGAGTGCAACGAGTGCAATGACGACTCGCAGTGCCCGCGCGGAGAGATCTGCTCCAGCCACCAGTGCACCCCCTGCGCCACGGACGACTCGTGCGCGGGCAACTCCTGCAACTGCTGCCCCAATGGCACCCAGTGCGCGGCCCTGACGCCCGGCGCCTCTCCGTCCTGCGTGGAGTGCACCACCAACAGCCAGTGTGCTCCGGGTCAGGTGTGCGACGCGCTCAACGGCACCTGCGTGGACTCGGTGCCCGAGTGCAACACCGCCGACGCCTGCGGCCCCGGCTGCGCGAAGTGCCCCGGCGAGCGTCCCTTCTGTCTGGACGGCGAGGTCTGCGTCCAGTGCCGCAACGACATGGAGTGCAGCGACGGCCAGTTCTGCCTCAGCGGCGAGTGCACCGCCTCCACCACCGACCGGCACTGCGGCGTGCGCGGCACCGCCTGCGAGGGCGACACGCCCTTCTGCCTCTCCGACGGCTCCGTGCAGGGCAGCGCCTGCGTGGGCTGCCGCGACGACAACGACTGCGGCAGCGGCCAGTGCAACCCCACCACCCGCACCTGTGACAACGCCGGTGCGTGCGCGGTGACCTGCAACCAGGGGCTCGTCTGCAACGGCAGCACCTGCGTGGAGTGCTTCGCCGACGCGCACTGCCCCTGCGGCGGCACCTGCGACGTCTCGACCAACAGCTGCTCCACCTCCTGTGAGGACAGCGGAGACTGCCTCGGCGTGCAGTACTGCTCGCCGGATACGCAGGAGTGCGAGCGCGGGCGCCGCAAGCCCGGCACCAAGCCCCAGGGCGGTGCCTTCTGCTGCGGCACCACCGCCGATGCCACTCCCGCCGGAAGCACCACCGTCCTGGTGCTGCTCGCCGCCGGCCTCCTGCTCCTCCGCACCCAGCGCCGCGCACGATGAAGCCCTCGCACCTTCCGCTCCTCCTCCTCGCGCTGGGCCTGTCCACCGTCGCCACCGCCCAGCCGGACACGCGCTTCAACGCCCAAATCTTCCGCCCGTCCGGCGCGCCTCAGGACCTGGTGGTCGTGACGCAGTCGCGCCCGCTGTCGCACCTGTCCGTGGCGGGAGGCCCGTACCTCAGCTACTCGCTCAACCCGCTGACGCTGGTGCCCGAGGGCGGGGACCTGGGGAAGATTTCCCTCGTCGGCAACCGCCTCCAGCTCGACGCCATGGCCAGCGTGGGCCTGTTCGACTGGGCCGAGGTGGGCGTCGACATGCCGCTCATCCTCGCGCAGGGCGGAGAGAACCTGGAGGTCATCGGCACGGAAGGCAGCGTGGAGAGCTTCGTGCTCGGCGACCTCCGGCTCACCGGCAAGGTGGCCGTACCCGGCCTTCGCAGGCCCGCGGAGGGCAAGGGCTTTGGCGCGGCGCTGACGCTCAACGTGAGCTTCCCCACCGGCGCCCAGGAGGCCTTCGCCGGTGACGGAGAGATGACGTGGGCACCGGGCGTCGTGCTGGACTACCGCTTCGGCAACGGCATCCTCATCGCGCTCAACGGCGGCTTCTGGAAGCGGCCGGACCACGTCTTCAACGGCGTGTCGGTGGGAGACATGATGCCCTTCGGCGTGGGCACCGAGGTGCCCATCATCCGCGGCAGCGGCATCACCGCGGTGGGCATGGTGCACGGCGCCGTGGGCCTGGAGAAGCTTCCGGACGAGCCCCGCCAGGTGCCCGCCGAGCTGCTCATCGGCCTGCGCTGGTACAGCTCCACCGGCCTCACCTTCACGTTCGGCGGTGGCGCGGGCTGCGGGTGCTCGCTCGCGTCGCCCACGCTGAGCTTCTTCACCTCCATCATCTGGGTGCCGGCGAAGACGCGCGAGTGGGAGGCGCTGGAGCGCTTCAAGGAGCCTCCCGAGCCCACCCCGCCGCCTCCGCCGCCGGTGGACCCGGACGGAGACTCGGTGATTGGCGGAGGCGACCTGTGCCCGGACGTGGCGGGCCCCGTGGGGAACTCGGGCTGCCCGGACACGGACAGGGACGGCGACGCCGTGGTGGACCGGCTCGACAAGTGCCCGGACCAGCCGGCCGGCAGCCGGGGCCGCGACGGGTGCCCGCTCGCGCGCCGCGACGGGAACAAGATTGTCATCCTGGAGCAGGTGAACTTCGCCACGGACCAGGACGTCATCCTCTCCGAGTCCTTCCCCATCCTGGAGGAGGTGGCCCGGGTGATGAACGAGAACCCGGAGGTCGACCGCATCCTGGTGGAGGGCCATACCGACTCGCGCGCGAGCGACGCGTACAACCTGGAGCTGTCGCGGCGGCGCGCGGCCAGCGTCATGCGCTTCCTCATCGAGAGCGGCGTGGTGGCGGAGCGGCTGTGCTCGCAGGGCTTCGGCCGCAGCCGGCCGCTGGCCGACAACGCGACGGAAGAGGGCATGGCGCTCAACCGCCGCGTCGAGTTCACCATCCAGCCGCCGAGCGACGGGCCCCGCCCGCCGTGCCCGGAGGAAGGGCTCGACAAGAAGGGCAAGCGCATCCGCGTGAAGCCGCCCCTGTTCAAGGGGAAGGAAGCGGCTCCGGCTCCGGCCCCGAAGAAGTAGACGCGCCCCTCCTCTCACCGAGGAGGAGGGGCTGCTGTCACGAGCGCGGGCAGCACCCCGCGCTACGGAACGACGAACTCCGCCGCCGAGCGCCGCCGTCCCGCGACGACGGAGACCACCGCGCGGCCAGTGCCCACCGCCGTCACGCGGCCATCAGGCGACACGGACACCACCGCGGCATCCGAGGTGAACCACTCCAGCGGCACGCTCTCGAGCACGACGCCGTTGCGGTTGTAGGCGCGGGCCTGGAGCTGCACGGACTGGCCCCGCCGCTGGAAGGCATGGTGGGTGAGATTCAGGCCCAGGCGCGCGAAGTCCGCCGGCACCACCTGCACGGCGATGGCGCGGCTGAGGTGTCCCAGGATGGCGGTGACGGTGGCGGTGCCGGGACGCCCGGCCACGAGCTGACCGTCCTCCACACGCACCACCAACTCGTCGGAGGTGCGGAACTCGGGGACGGCGTCCGGGAGCGCGTCGCCCTGCTCGCTCCTCGCCACCACGCGCAGCTTGATGACGCGACCCACTTCCATGAAGTCCGCGCCTGGAGCCCTCACGTCGAGCGAGTTGAGGATGGTGAGGTCCAGCGGAATCGCCGTGCGAATCTTGCCGCCGGTGACGCCGATGGTCGTCTTGCCGGACTTGCGCACCGTCACCACGCCGTCCTGGACGAGGGCCACGTCCGTGGCGGAGCTGGTCCACCGCAGCTTCGGGTCGGACATCCGCTGGCCCTCCGTATCGAGGACCACGTACTCCAGCTTCACGTTCTGGCCCGGAGTCCGCAGGTACTTCGTCTCCAGCGGCTGGACGGTGATGGTGCCAGGGGACGGACCGCAGGCGCTCAGCAGCCCGAGGACGAGAACAAGGACGGAACGGAAGGGAAGGCGCGTCTTCACGGCGGATGGGGGCGGAGAGCAGCGGCCATACTAACGCCACGCAGAGGCCCCGGTGGGAAAAGGGTCCGCTCCGTTCATGGCTGCACGCCTGCCGCGCTCGCGCGCCACCTGGAGGCTCACCGTCCAGGCAGACGGCGACTCTTGTGCCGCCTTACCTCATGCCTGGGCATCCCACTGCAAACGGGGGACGTGGCCCGTCGGACGGGGACCCGGGGCCAGGGCCAGGGGCGGCACATAGAGGCCCACCCGCTCGCGCTTCCACCAGGTGCCGGTGCGCCGCCGCTCCTCCAGGTCGGCCATCTTGTAGTCGTAGAGCACCGCGCGGACCATGCGAGGAGGCTCGTCCGGGAAGGGGTTGCCTTCGAGCAGCCTCAGCACCTCCGGCGAGCCCTCCAGCAGCCGTCCAAGGAAGGCGATGAACCAGCTCGTCGGAGCCCCCAGCGCCGCGAACCACATCTGCCAGTCCAGGCGTGGCTGGTGGGGCGCCACCAGCCGGGGAGGCCGCTCGGGGTCGCCCACCTTGTAGCGGAACGAGTATTCCTTCCAGTGCTCCCCGTCCTCGGAGCCCTCGACGAGGATTTCCGGGCGCTCCACCGTCATCACGCTGAAGAGGCCATACGAATTCACGGAGCGCAGCGGCCGCGCGCGGGCCTCCAGCCACCTCAACGTGCCCCGCACGCGCTCATGGCGGAGGGGCCACGAGTCGAAGCGGCGAAGCACCTCGGACACGCCGAGCACCAGCACCGGAGCGGCCACCACCGTGGACAGCGCCGCGCGCCACCAGGGCTGCGTCCGGGCGGGCCCCTCGGCCTCCAGCGGCAGCACGCGCCGCAGCGCCGCGTCGTCCAGCAGCCACAGCCCCAGCGCCAGCGCCTGGTAGTTGAAGAAGCCGTAGTTGCCCGTGGTGAGGATGGCGCCCTGCAACCCCGCGAAGGCCCAGAAGGCGAGCTGCCGTACCTTCCGAGGGCCCAAGACGAGGAACGGCACACCCGCCTCCAACCCGAGCGTGGCCGCGGTGGACGCGCTCTGGAACCCGGGGGGCAGGTGGTGCGCGTACCAGCCGCCGCGCGTGGGCAGCGGCGCCGTCTCGTAATAGTGGTTCAGCGCCGTCAGCTCGCGCCACGTCTCGTCCCCCGACTGGAGCTTGCTGATGCCAGAGCCGAAGTAGAGCCGGAACACGAGCAGCCGGAAGAGGAACACGTCCAGCGCGGAGGGCGCGTCCCGGCCCAGGCCCGGCCTCAGCCCTCCAGGCGCGGTGAGCGCCGACAACAAGCCCATCTCCAGCAACAGCACGTCCCACTGGAAGGAGAGGAACTCGCGACCCACCGAGACATAGGAGAGGTACAGCCCCCACAGCAGCGACACCGTGAGCCGGGGCGCGAGGTTGAAGAGCAGCGCGAGTGACAGCAACTGCCCCGCGCGGCACCCACGCACCAGCGCGGCATCGGACGCGTCCAGCCAGAACACCGTCGGCGTCAGCCGCCAGCGCTCCCGTTCTGGCTCCGCCAACTTCTCCGCGGCCAACCGCTCGCGAATCGGACGGATGCCCCGGCTCCCATAGAGGCCGAGCACCTGCCGCCCCAGCGAGGTGAAGGCGATGAGGAACGCGCCGCCCGTCAGCCGGAGGAAGGCCCAGCGCACCAGCCGGTACTCATGCGGAACCACCGCGCGCCCGAAGAGCCACGCATCCACTCGCGCCGCCGAGCGTCGGTTGCGGGCGATGAGGGCATACGCGCCTCGCGCCACGTGCAGCACGCCGGGCAGCAGCCCCACCCTCGCCACCACCCGGGTGCCCGCGCGGGGCGACCAGGCGAGCATCCGGAAGACCGCCTCCGCGCCCTGGGACACGCGCCCGGAGGGCTCCACCAACTGCATGGCCCGGCGCAGGTCCGCCTTGCGGAGGCCGAGCAGCCAGCGATGCCACCACCGGCCCGGCTCGAAGCGCACACGCCCTCGCGTGCTCAATCGCCACCGCGCCACCCAGCGGCGGCAGAAGCCACAGTCCCCGTCGAAGAGCACGAGCGGACGCGGCGCGGCCCCACGCATGACTCTCTCCACCATGCGGGAAGGTGGGGTGCCCTCTCGCGTCGCGGCTGCCCTCTCCCGTGCAGACCGGCCGCCCCCGGAGCAGGAGACCCGGCGAGCCGTGTGTCACCTGTCCCAGGAGTCCAGGTGACGTACGGCACGGGTGCCTACGTTCACGGCATGAGCGAGCCCAAGGGGAAGGCGAAGCGCGTCGTCGAATTGGTGCCTGGCATCCACCACTGGACCCTGTCCGATGACCGCATCGGCGGCTCGCGCAGCGACGCGTACGCGGTGGTGGACGAGGATGGGGCCGTCGTCCTCATCGACCCGCTCCCCATCGACCAGGACACACTGC
Above is a window of Pyxidicoccus trucidator DNA encoding:
- a CDS encoding lipase maturation factor family protein — its product is MRGAAPRPLVLFDGDCGFCRRWVARWRLSTRGRVRFEPGRWWHRWLLGLRKADLRRAMQLVEPSGRVSQGAEAVFRMLAWSPRAGTRVVARVGLLPGVLHVARGAYALIARNRRSAARVDAWLFGRAVVPHEYRLVRWAFLRLTGGAFLIAFTSLGRQVLGLYGSRGIRPIRERLAAEKLAEPERERWRLTPTVFWLDASDAALVRGCRAGQLLSLALLFNLAPRLTVSLLWGLYLSYVSVGREFLSFQWDVLLLEMGLLSALTAPGGLRPGLGRDAPSALDVFLFRLLVFRLYFGSGISKLQSGDETWRELTALNHYYETAPLPTRGGWYAHHLPPGFQSASTAATLGLEAGVPFLVLGPRKVRQLAFWAFAGLQGAILTTGNYGFFNYQALALGLWLLDDAALRRVLPLEAEGPARTQPWWRAALSTVVAAPVLVLGVSEVLRRFDSWPLRHERVRGTLRWLEARARPLRSVNSYGLFSVMTVERPEILVEGSEDGEHWKEYSFRYKVGDPERPPRLVAPHQPRLDWQMWFAALGAPTSWFIAFLGRLLEGSPEVLRLLEGNPFPDEPPRMVRAVLYDYKMADLEERRRTGTWWKRERVGLYVPPLALAPGPRPTGHVPRLQWDAQA